The Desmonostoc muscorum LEGE 12446 genome includes a region encoding these proteins:
- a CDS encoding GAF domain-containing sensor histidine kinase, translated as MELNSNFTENQLLLSSAQLQEQLEKQKALASVIVRIRESLELKTIFQTTVTEVRQLLNADRVGVFQFDLEKDWEGEFISEDVAPGWTSAMAVKVHDHCFGEQFASIYQQGKVQAIADIYEAGLSDCHTKFLGQFQIRANLIVPLLREKKLWGLLCIHQCSEARNWKESEIEFIRQIADHLTVAIQQVKHLHEVQLQAAKLAQAAQRDQVIAQLVDTIRSPLDIDTIFKTTTEEIRKLLQADRVAIFRFYPDWSGSFVAESFAEGWTALVGIQPAIADTYLQQTQGGRYLKNETFTVNDIYQAGLTNCHVTLLEQFQAKAFSTAPILQGDKLWGIIAAYQNLSPRQWQSYEVESLSKIGTQIGVVLRHHELLAQAHYQAEQQKTLTSVITRIRKSLDLDTIFQTSVTEVRQMLQTDRVAVFCFDPQKNWEGEFISEDVVSGWNSVITAKVYDHCFGEQFAIDYQQGRVQAVADIYDAGLSECHAAILGKFQVRANLVVPLLKQGQLWGLLCVHQCSNPRTWQPSEIEFVSQVAENLGVALQHNKLLHEARYQAEQQKILTSVIARIRESLDLDTIFQTSVTEMRQLLKADRVGVFRFNAQKDWEGEFVYEDVAVGWTSAIAEKVYDHCFGEHFAPLYAQGRVNAIADIYQGNFQGCYIQILETFQVRANMVAPLLKKGELWGLLCIHQCNTPRQWQQSEIEFATQIAEQLGVALKQDSYFKQVQMQAVQLAEATEREKAMERQELLAATIDKIRQSLDIQTIFRTTTQAVRELLEVERVAIYRFNSDWSGKFVADSFKDGWKPVVQTQPLILETFEDTDDDNELPRNETFVPIRQGEKLWGLLVAYQNSQPRYWKEEEINLLAQVGVQLGIAIQQAELLEQTKRQTSELTQALQELKQTQSRLIQGEKMAGLGQLLAGVAHEINNPISFIFGNLIHLKEYTQELLDVVKIYRQIPDVQKKIDKTDLDFIIEDLPKTVDSMQVGAERIHEIVLSLRNFSRTDEAELRAVDVHEGLDSTLLILGHRLKNSSDRPAIEVIKEYSTLPLLECYPAQLNQVFMNLLSNSVDALEEKFKFIQQKYSESAERCPRIPLTIWISTQIVNNQVLIRIADNGLGIPEEVRSHIFDPFFTTKAPGKGTGLGLSISYQIVVEKHHGEIKCLSKPGEGTEFLIKIPNDN; from the coding sequence ATGGAACTCAATTCAAATTTCACCGAAAATCAACTTCTATTGTCAAGCGCTCAGCTTCAAGAGCAACTAGAGAAACAAAAGGCTCTGGCGAGTGTGATTGTGCGAATTCGGGAGTCTCTTGAGTTAAAGACGATTTTTCAAACTACAGTTACAGAAGTGCGTCAGTTGCTCAATGCTGACCGAGTAGGGGTGTTTCAATTTGACCTAGAAAAAGATTGGGAAGGAGAATTTATTTCTGAGGATGTTGCACCTGGTTGGACTTCAGCAATGGCAGTAAAAGTCCACGACCACTGCTTTGGAGAACAATTTGCTTCTATTTATCAACAAGGAAAAGTGCAAGCAATTGCTGATATTTACGAGGCGGGACTGAGTGATTGTCATACAAAATTTTTGGGTCAATTTCAAATCCGCGCCAACCTCATTGTCCCTCTATTAAGGGAGAAGAAACTGTGGGGATTACTTTGCATTCATCAGTGCAGTGAGGCTCGTAACTGGAAAGAATCAGAAATTGAATTTATTCGTCAAATTGCTGACCATTTAACAGTTGCCATTCAACAAGTAAAGCATCTCCATGAAGTCCAATTACAAGCTGCAAAATTAGCTCAAGCAGCCCAGCGCGACCAAGTAATTGCTCAGCTTGTTGATACAATTCGTTCGCCTCTAGATATTGACACCATCTTTAAAACAACAACTGAAGAAATACGAAAACTACTGCAAGCCGATCGAGTTGCGATCTTTCGCTTCTATCCCGATTGGAGTGGTAGCTTTGTGGCTGAATCATTTGCCGAAGGGTGGACCGCCTTAGTTGGTATTCAACCTGCGATCGCTGATACTTATTTACAGCAAACTCAAGGGGGACGCTACCTTAAAAATGAGACATTTACAGTCAATGACATTTATCAAGCCGGATTAACAAATTGCCACGTCACTCTGTTAGAACAATTTCAAGCAAAAGCTTTTTCAACTGCCCCAATTCTTCAAGGAGATAAACTTTGGGGAATCATCGCTGCTTACCAAAATCTCTCACCTAGACAATGGCAATCCTATGAAGTTGAATCACTCAGCAAAATTGGTACACAAATTGGTGTAGTACTGCGACACCATGAGTTGTTAGCACAAGCTCACTATCAAGCAGAACAACAGAAGACATTAACCAGTGTGATCACTCGTATTCGTAAGTCTTTGGATTTGGATACAATCTTTCAAACTTCTGTGACTGAGGTGCGGCAAATGCTACAAACAGACCGAGTGGCAGTCTTTTGTTTTGATCCTCAAAAAAACTGGGAAGGAGAATTTATTTCTGAAGATGTTGTAAGTGGATGGAACTCAGTAATCACTGCAAAAGTCTACGACCACTGTTTTGGGGAACAGTTTGCTATTGATTATCAACAAGGTCGCGTACAAGCAGTAGCAGATATTTACGATGCAGGATTAAGTGAATGTCATGCGGCAATTCTCGGCAAATTTCAAGTGCGGGCCAATCTGGTGGTTCCCTTGTTGAAGCAAGGTCAATTATGGGGATTATTGTGTGTTCATCAATGCAGCAATCCTCGAACTTGGCAGCCTTCGGAAATTGAATTTGTCAGCCAAGTTGCAGAAAATTTAGGGGTTGCTTTACAGCATAACAAACTCTTACATGAAGCTCGATATCAAGCAGAGCAACAAAAGATATTAACTAGTGTTATTGCTCGAATTCGTGAATCTTTAGATTTAGATACCATCTTTCAAACATCTGTTACTGAAATGCGGCAACTACTCAAAGCCGACCGAGTAGGGGTGTTCCGCTTTAATGCACAAAAAGACTGGGAAGGAGAATTTGTTTATGAAGATGTAGCTGTCGGTTGGACTTCAGCAATAGCAGAAAAAGTTTATGATCACTGCTTTGGTGAACATTTTGCACCACTTTATGCCCAAGGTCGAGTAAATGCGATCGCTGATATTTATCAAGGAAATTTTCAAGGCTGTTATATACAAATCCTAGAAACATTTCAAGTGCGTGCTAATATGGTTGCTCCACTTTTGAAAAAAGGCGAACTTTGGGGATTGCTGTGTATTCATCAATGTAACACTCCTCGTCAATGGCAACAGTCCGAAATTGAATTTGCAACTCAAATTGCCGAGCAATTGGGAGTAGCATTAAAACAGGATTCCTATTTCAAACAAGTTCAAATGCAAGCTGTCCAGTTAGCAGAAGCTACCGAACGGGAGAAAGCAATGGAACGACAAGAATTATTGGCTGCTACTATTGATAAAATACGTCAATCTCTCGATATTCAAACTATTTTTAGAACCACTACTCAAGCTGTACGAGAGCTACTTGAAGTCGAGCGAGTTGCAATTTACCGCTTTAACTCAGATTGGAGCGGTAAATTTGTAGCAGATTCCTTTAAAGATGGCTGGAAACCTGTTGTACAAACTCAACCATTGATTCTAGAAACCTTTGAAGATACAGATGATGATAATGAACTTCCACGCAACGAAACTTTCGTTCCTATTCGCCAAGGTGAAAAATTATGGGGTTTGTTAGTTGCTTATCAAAATTCCCAACCGCGTTATTGGAAAGAAGAAGAAATTAATCTACTAGCTCAAGTAGGAGTGCAATTAGGAATTGCAATTCAACAAGCAGAATTGCTCGAACAAACTAAACGTCAAACTTCAGAACTTACTCAAGCCCTGCAAGAATTAAAACAAACTCAAAGCCGATTGATTCAGGGTGAGAAAATGGCAGGTTTAGGACAACTATTGGCTGGAGTCGCTCATGAAATTAATAACCCAATTAGTTTTATTTTTGGCAATCTCATACATTTAAAAGAATATACTCAAGAACTCCTGGATGTCGTGAAAATTTATCGGCAAATTCCAGATGTCCAAAAGAAAATTGACAAGACTGATTTGGATTTTATTATTGAAGATTTACCTAAAACAGTTGACTCCATGCAGGTAGGAGCAGAGCGGATTCATGAGATTGTGCTATCACTGCGAAACTTCTCTCGTACAGATGAGGCGGAATTGAGAGCAGTAGACGTTCATGAAGGTTTAGATAGTACTTTGCTAATTTTAGGGCATCGGCTGAAAAATAGTAGCGATCGCCCTGCTATTGAGGTTATTAAAGAATATAGCACCTTACCTTTACTCGAATGCTATCCGGCACAATTAAATCAGGTGTTTATGAATCTTCTGAGTAACAGCGTTGATGCATTAGAGGAAAAATTTAAATTTATACAGCAAAAGTATTCAGAATCAGCAGAAAGATGCCCAAGAATTCCTTTGACTATCTGGATTAGTACCCAAATTGTTAATAATCAAGTTTTAATTAGAATAGCTGATAATGGTTTGGGGATTCCAGAGGAAGTGCGATCGCACATTTTTGACCCCTTCTTCACCACCAAAGCACCAGGTAAAGGTACAGGCTTAGGATTGTCTATCAGCTATCAAATTGTGGTTGAAAAACATCATGGTGAAATTAAATGTTTATCCAAACCAGGAGAAGGAACGGAGTTTTTAATTAAAATTCCCAACGATAATTAA